One genomic window of Deinococcus peraridilitoris DSM 19664 includes the following:
- a CDS encoding transposase, producing MAEGATLVYLDEVGFAMKGVRRRTWSTRGVTPLVRLPANWDKLSTIGAITSGGHFFQNTKKGAMCSSDVIGVGSILRR from the coding sequence GTGGCTGAGGGCGCAACACTGGTCTACCTCGACGAGGTGGGCTTCGCAATGAAGGGGGTGAGACGACGCACTTGGAGCACCCGAGGTGTAACCCCCCTGGTGCGGTTACCAGCGAACTGGGACAAGCTCTCCACCATCGGAGCCATCACCTCTGGAGGGCACTTTTTCCAGAACACCAAGAAGGGCGCCATGTGCAGCAGTGACGTCATTGGGGTTGGGTCGATTTTGCGTAGGTGA
- a CDS encoding transposase produces the protein MVVPPIFGLIPTCVKSGQPHIRFFTHLLSKVKGQVIVVLDNAGIHRAKAVQAFVESKERLSVVYLPPYAPELNPIELVWAYVKRNVLGNFCARTVKELKARLAAAWQRVRYVELPSKLMTSNQCRVQ, from the coding sequence ATGGTGGTGCCCCCTATCTTTGGGCTTATTCCCACCTGCGTAAAATCGGGTCAACCTCACATCCGCTTTTTCACGCACCTATTGAGCAAGGTCAAAGGTCAGGTCATCGTCGTGCTGGACAATGCAGGCATTCACCGGGCGAAAGCGGTTCAGGCGTTCGTGGAGAGCAAAGAGCGCCTATCCGTGGTGTATTTGCCGCCGTATGCCCCTGAGTTGAACCCGATCGAGTTGGTGTGGGCGTACGTAAAACGCAACGTGCTGGGTAACTTCTGCGCCAGAACGGTGAAGGAGTTGAAGGCGAGGCTTGCTGCCGCATGGCAACGTGTGCGTTACGTAGAGCTGCCAAGCAAGCTGATGACCTCCAACCAATGCCGGGTTCAATAG